One region of Arvicola amphibius chromosome 3, mArvAmp1.2, whole genome shotgun sequence genomic DNA includes:
- the Rfesd gene encoding Rieske domain-containing protein, whose product MDPEVSEQGGDDKNTSVCVGREDDIRKSERMTAVVHDREVVIFYHKGEYHAMDIRCYHSGGPLHLGEIEDFNGQSCIVCPWHKYKITLATGEGLYQSINPKDPSARPEWCSKGIKQRIHTVTVDNGKIYVTLSKEPFKCDSDYFATGEFKVIRSSS is encoded by the exons ATGGACCCTGAAGTCTCTGAACAAGGCGGCGACGACAAGAACACTTCTGTCTGTGTTGGCCGAGAGGATGACATTAGGAAGTCGGAAAGAATGACAGCTGTTGTCCATGACAGAGAAGTGGTCATTTTCTACCACAAAGGGGAATACCATGCTATGGACATTCGCTGCTACC ATTCTGGAGGACCCTTACACTTGGGAGAAATTgag GATTTCAATGGACAATCATGTATAGTTTGCCCCTGGCATAAATACAAAATCACTTTGGCAACAGGAGAAGGATTATACCAGTCTATCAACCCTAAAGACCCATCAGCAAGACCTGAGTGGTGCTCCAAGggaataaagcaaaggatacacaCTGTGACCGTGGATAATGGCAAGATTTATGTGACACTTTCCAAGGAACCTTTTAAGTGTGACTCTGATTATTTTGCCACTGGAGAATTCAAAGTAATTCGGAGTTCTTCctga